From the Elaeis guineensis isolate ETL-2024a chromosome 16, EG11, whole genome shotgun sequence genome, the window tttcttgatttttttttggagggtTGGAAAGCTAAATACaagattttgatggattttttctaGTTTCTTTTGATGGAAAGTGTGCCACtagaatcagattttttttttttttttgtggtataGTGGATGATAAGCTTGGTTTTGTTATACTATGTAGTTTCTACTGTAGTATGATGTTCTATTTATTCTTTTGAGTTGCCTGCCTTACTTGTTTGTCACCTTGTTCTCTAGTTTATGGCATATTAGAGTTGGGAGGTGGAATTGATGTAAGCAAAATCTTTTTGTttatagatataatttttttcttaatgtaAGTGTTATTAGTATATTTAAAAATCACAGGTGATCTAATAAGGTGATGAAGCATGAGAAAGGAATATTTTGGGTGCACATCCAATGCATGGCCTCTTGTTTGAGTGAGTTGCTAAGCGACTGAATCTAGATGTCCGCTTTTTTATTCTAAATTTGGTGGGGTTCCTCTATCATTAGGGTATGCTTGGAACTATGTGGAGTGTGAATTTGCAAATAGTTGCTGTTCTACCCTTCTCTGGCAGACTTTGGAATCATGAaattgttgaactgaactctGTTATCTTTGAGTTATCTAATTCCATTTGTTGGTATTTAGAAAAAGTAATTACTTTAATAATATGGGAAACCACATGGACTTTGAGAAGTTGTACTATGTTTGAATTTCTAAATGTGACGGTTTCATTTCCTTGTCATGATAGGGAATAGGCAGACCATTATGTCTTTAGAGAACCACACAATTTATGACCTGCAATATGTAAATCCTTTTTGGGTTGTCTCTATTTTTGGTACACCTGAGCCATCCTAGCTAAGACTAGTGATGTGCTGCAACATCTGATGAATGTTTAAGAATGCAAAGTTAGCTGACGGATCCATAAACTTAAAGTAATAATTCTTGCATTTTTAAAGTAAGTATTCTGGATATGTATCTCAATTAAGTATTAAGAATGTTTTTTCATCTGTTGTATCTTTGATACAGAAAATTGGTTTCACAGAGCACCACAGTTTTTTAAGCCAGCTTTTTCTGCTGTGAAGTGGAAACTCTGATTACGGAGTAATCCAGATAAAGGACCATCAGCAACTAAATCACCATGAAGGCACTCATCCTTGTAGGTGGCTTTGGGACTCAACTGAGGCCCTTGACACTCAGCATGCCAAAGCCACTTGTAGACTTTGCCAACAAGCCAATGATTTTGCATCAGGTAAGTTGAAACCAAACTAAAGCTCTCTAGAATTACATTATATTTTACATTCTCAAGCCATCGTTGATTTGTCATTTTTCTACCTTTTCATTTATGAAGTTTAATTGCCACATGCAATTGATCAGATTGAAGCCCTTAAAGCTATTGGAGTAACAGAAGTTATCTTAGCCATCAATTATCAGCCACAGGTGAGCAAAACACTTTATTATCTTTGTACAAGTTTATTTTGTTTCATTAATTTCATAGTTACTCTTTCACAGGTCATGCTGAGATTTCTAGAAGAGTTTGAATCAAGGCTTGGGATCAAGATCACCTGCTCTCAAGAAAATGAACCCTTGGGCACTGCTGGCCCTTTGGCCCTTGCAAAGGAGAAATTGCTTCAGGAGGCTGAGAAGCCATTCTTCGTGCTCAACAGTGATATCACATGTGAATACCCATTAAAGGAGATGCTTGATTTTCATAATGCTCATGGAGGTGAAGCATCAATCATGGTAACCAAGGTAGAGTTCATTTTTCACCCTGAATTCTCCAAGATTGGTTCATGACGTGAGGACAATCAAAGACAGAAGGAAGCGAGATCGATACCCAAATATTCTTGATGAACTTTATGCTCTCACTGATTTATGTTTCCATTGTGAGGAAGTGGATGCTCATGCTTATATAAATGCTTTAATTTGTCTAGGTGGCTGAACCATCAAAATATGGAGTTGTAGTTTTGGATGACAATTCAGGAAGGGTCAAGAAATTTGTTGAGAAACCAACAGTATTTGTCGATAACAAAATTAATGCAGGCATATACCTATTGAACACCTCTGTTCTCAATCGAATTCCACTTAGTCCCTCATCATTAGAGCAGCAAGTTTTCCCTGCCATTGCCAAGGAAGGACGCCTATATGCCATGATCTATGATGGATTCTGGATGGATGTTGGGCAGCCCAAGGATTACCTTGCAGGCCTTAGATTATATTTAGACGATCTAAGAAGGAAATCATCATTGGACCTTGCCATTGGGCACAACATCATTGGGAATGTGTTGATCGATGAGAGTGCAAAGATTGGTGAAGGGTGCTTAATTGGACCTGATGTGGTGATTGGTCCCAATTGTGTGATCGAGTCAGGGGTGCGGCTGTCATCATGCACCCTGATGAAGGGGGTGCAGGTGAAGAGATCAGCTCATGTGTCGGGCAGCATCATTGGATGGCATTCAACAGTTGGGGAGTCAGCTCAAGTTAGCAGCATGGCAGTGCTTGGAGAGGATGTCCACGTCGGGGAGACTGTGTTCCTTAATGGAGTTGTTGTCCTGCCTCACAAAGAGATCAGGTCACATTTTGTGAAGCCCGAGATTGTAATGTAAAGCAAACACAATCCACAAACCAAAGTATTAAAGTGATTCTAAGTTCCCTTCTCTATCTATTTTAATGTTGATGACAGAGATTTCCATGCATGCAAGGAAATTTTTATAATGTTTAAAAGGTCTATCTATATTTAAAGCCTTGTAATCTACATGTCTGTGTTAAGTTGTCAAAGAGTAGGCAAAGCTGTATGAGAAGGAAATCTTTATGTTCTAGTTGTTGTTTACCTCTTATCATTATCGAAAGATGTTTTGTGGGGATGATGACTTTTTTGCTTGAAACTTCTATCGGAGTGAAATAATAATGTATGGTTGGAGAGTGTAAATTACCTGCTGGAAAATTCAATTATTCTATTGTTCTCCGTTTTGTCAATTAGTAATGTAGTTTGACTTGAGAATTGCATGGTAAGGACCTGGTGAGACTGTTGCATGGCAAGAAAATTGGTGGCTCtaccttttcttttaaaattttggagTGTTCCAACTGTTAGATATTAGCCGGGACCAACAAAATGGTGGTTAGGTCTAAATTAAGCTCTTGATTCATGTGGAGCCTACCGTGTTTCTTAGATATGGCTTTAAATGTGATCTTTGTATCCTGGTCTATGACAGTTATTAATGTAAAATTGACTTAAATCTGTAAATTAAAGCACATACAGGTAATGATAATGGCAAGTACTTATCAGTGATCCCAGCAAGGGAAGTAGATGGATGATCATAATTGTAAAGAAATCATAAACCATCTTCAAGTGTATGTACATGTTTACAATACTAAGAGTATATCCGTTCCTAATAAAATGATAAACCAACTGGCTCTAACAGTCAAATACCTATTGTATAAATAGCTTCAATCAATAACCTATAATTGATAGGAGAAGTAGCAGAGGTGCTCCTACATTATGGGATGCATATGGGTTTGTTTTTAGTTCCATGACATTTATGCATTAGATAGAACTTAGACATTTATGCAAAGCCATAGGACCCAAACAATATTTTTTTGACTAAGTTTTTGGGATGGAGTccttaaattattataaatgatATTAGAGCAGACCTGGTCCTTGGCAATGTGGACTACGGGACACTGCAACATGAGCCCATTTGAACTAATCCCAGAATGATCATGATGTTTCTAGTTTAAGTTTTGGTATTTGTGATTGAATTTTTGGTACTTGTGattgaatttgaataaatttggatCTTTAGTCTATCGAGAATACTAGGGCTTAAATAGTGAGAATGTATCAGGACTTATGGAGGCATATGTTTAGTTCCTAATTGGCTATGTTTTGGATAAATTTTAGATAGTTATGTAAAACTAAGGAACCCAAAGAATATCTTTCCAGATAGTTGTTTTTGAATAAGATCCTCaaatatatgtaatatattaAAGTTGAGACTAAGGCCTCCTCAGTGCGACAAGTGTTGGCAATCCACAGGGGACAGATGGCGTGCATCCAGTATGTAGGAAAAAAAATGATGCTTCATTTGAAAAAGAAGATAGTAGTCTGGATTGGATGGGTCGGAGATGTTCTCGGTGGCTAAGCAAATCAGCTCTGCTTGGGCTCTCCTCTCCTATGCCAGTCTCTATCACGAGAGAGGCGCAtgcaaaaaaagtaaaaaaagaaagagaggaatggGATGGAGCTCTGCATGCGGTGGCTCTCCTCTCCCATGCCATTCACTGTCATGAGAGAggtgcatgcaaaaaaaaaaaaaagagcgagGAATAGGGTGGAtgaaaaaaaatctcaaagagaacttttagaaaaaaaatagaaaacattgATGCTAAAGCATGGATTGTCTTATCGATTTGTTTTCATAC encodes:
- the LOC105059585 gene encoding mannose-1-phosphate guanylyltransferase 1 isoform X1, with protein sequence MKALILVGGFGTQLRPLTLSMPKPLVDFANKPMILHQIEALKAIGVTEVILAINYQPQVMLRFLEEFESRLGIKITCSQENEPLGTAGPLALAKEKLLQEAEKPFFVLNSDITCEYPLKEMLDFHNAHGGEASIMVTKVAEPSKYGVVVLDDNSGRVKKFVEKPTVFVDNKINAGIYLLNTSVLNRIPLSPSSLEQQVFPAIAKEGRLYAMIYDGFWMDVGQPKDYLAGLRLYLDDLRRKSSLDLAIGHNIIGNVLIDESAKIGEGCLIGPDVVIGPNCVIESGVRLSSCTLMKGVQVKRSAHVSGSIIGWHSTVGESAQVSSMAVLGEDVHVGETVFLNGVVVLPHKEIRSHFVKPEIVM
- the LOC105059585 gene encoding mannose-1-phosphate guanylyltransferase 1 isoform X2 gives rise to the protein MLRFLEEFESRLGIKITCSQENEPLGTAGPLALAKEKLLQEAEKPFFVLNSDITCEYPLKEMLDFHNAHGGEASIMVTKVAEPSKYGVVVLDDNSGRVKKFVEKPTVFVDNKINAGIYLLNTSVLNRIPLSPSSLEQQVFPAIAKEGRLYAMIYDGFWMDVGQPKDYLAGLRLYLDDLRRKSSLDLAIGHNIIGNVLIDESAKIGEGCLIGPDVVIGPNCVIESGVRLSSCTLMKGVQVKRSAHVSGSIIGWHSTVGESAQVSSMAVLGEDVHVGETVFLNGVVVLPHKEIRSHFVKPEIVM